From the genome of Syntrophales bacterium:
CGAGAATTCCTCGGTAGTTGCCGCCTCATGGAGCTCTTCTTCCCTGTATATGTTTTTCAAGTGAAGCGATATGTTATCCGGGGTGCAATCAAAGAGCTCCGCCATCCGCTTTTGTGATAACCAGACGTTCTCGTTGGCATAGAGCACCTCGATATTGATATTGCCGCCGGGTGTCTGGTAAACTGTTATTTCATTGTCAGGAAGTTTTTTCGATTTACTCATTTTTATTATCCTTATGCATACTTGCGGGTAATTGGATATCGATGTTTTCTACGTCATTATCACTGAACGGCAGCCTCCAGATCAAAAAATCCGCGTTGGCGAGGAGAAGAAGACCCCATAATTCCCTCCCATGATTTCCCTTATAACACTACTGGTAGGACAAATGATGTCCTACCAGATTATTTTTTCGATTTATTTTTACCGGTACAGTTTGCCCATCCGGCGGATTTCTTCCTTGATCGCATCTCGCAGTTCTACGGGCTCGACAACCTCGACGTCGCCGCCGTATTTCAGGATTTCCCGCATGACTTCGGCAAAGCCGGAGACGGGGAAACGCAGGTTCAGGCTGCCGTCTTTGTTAACGGAAACCTCCTGCGCCTCATACCATTCCTGCTCGGCGATCAAAGGCGAGATTTTCGGGGAAAAGCGCAGCTTCACGTTCTGCGAGCAACTGCCCGCAATTACTCCAAAATTACGGCGGAGGTACTCTTTTATCGGCGGCAGGTTCGGGGGAAGCGGCAGCGTCTCGGCAGAGGGCTGAACCGCAAGAATCCGGGAAACGGCAAAATCCCGTATCTGCTTACGCAGGCCGCAAAAGGCGATCAGGTGCCAGTTTCCCATGTAGCACAGCAGGTGCAGCGGCCGGATTACTCGTTCGGTTGTCTCGTTTTTGTACGGCGTATGGTAGATAA
Proteins encoded in this window:
- a CDS encoding WYL domain-containing protein — its product is MSGKLSYERYAWFHGMVASGAFPNSVGLAAHFDISRKQAQRDIEFMRDRLSAPLLYNAGRRGYGYADGSYELPPVWLKEEEIQALSLALRLSAAIPDRKIKKSLRRLMEHFLSLSSAAGAPLEFEKLEEMVSIKNVAYYRVPEAIFHTIAAALFGEGALKIIYHTPYKNETTERVIRPLHLLCYMGNWHLIAFCGLRKQIRDFAVSRILAVQPSAETLPLPPNLPPIKEYLRRNFGVIAGSCSQNVKLRFSPKISPLIAEQEWYEAQEVSVNKDGSLNLRFPVSGFAEVMREILKYGGDVEVVEPVELRDAIKEEIRRMGKLYR